The following proteins come from a genomic window of Pocillopora verrucosa isolate sample1 chromosome 6, ASM3666991v2, whole genome shotgun sequence:
- the LOC136281978 gene encoding uncharacterized protein, whose product MAFGRGFKLSANLCVFLCIYITLEFFRFSDVYENTSLNDRETYFVSQMNCRAEVAGASFHRNEPTWRQESNGRLKSVMLCKLFHRACFALTLIALAGDIEINPGYQTFADIKSTRGLKIAHLNIRSLANKNDSLRLEGINNKTFDVLTLSETWLDSSTSDAEIKLPGFVCIRLDRTGNKEGYGGVAMYVREDLAFRLRNDINTGGQECLWIELIRDKCKPTLLCCAYRAPDADLRTFISSLRDSMPAVDLEKSDVVISGDLNANMMPNSKLPKKDKQLLLNFSRAFDFTQLIKEPTRISDTSRTLIDLIFVNNEHRIVKSGVVPFPLSDYYLVFCILKTGVHTKAHPRMFEYRSYKNFDANSFNEDLRNVPWHVVDNENNIDDALLTWNKLFSEVADDHAPVKRRRVKGTPLPWMNSKISESMRDRDWYHRKARKSNSEKHWNTYRKLRNEVNRLVKSAKSKYYCDMIEEARGDHGKIWKAVNEACNRNSSSEKVQCIISDGIQHTTSKSIAVALNSFFASIGKRLADKITTTWSNCNLVLEQPLSQFQLTELEESFVLQQLTSLKTNKAIGLDKISARLLKSSANTITLSITKLLNRSILTGNSLDSGRGSLLNLL is encoded by the exons ATGGCGTTCGGACGCGGCTTCAAGCTCTCCGCAAATTTATGTGTGTTTCTCTGTATTTACATCACTTTGGAGTTCTTCAGGTTCTCAGATGTATACGAGAACACTTCGCTTAACGATAGAGAGACGTATTTTGTTTCCCAGATGAATTGCAGGGCTGAAGTTGCTGGTGCTTCATTTCATCGAAACGAACCGACCTGGAGGCAAGAGTCTAATGGACGACTGAAGAGTGTTATGCTTTGTAAGCTTTTTCATCGTGCCTGTTTTGCTTTGACTCTTATTGCTCTTGCTGGTGACATTGAGATTAATCCCGGCTACCAGACATTTGCTGATATCAAGTCCACTAGAGGTCTCAAGATTGCTCACTTGAATATACGAAGTCTCGCCAACAAAAACGACTCTCTGCGTCTTGAGGGaattaacaacaaaacttttgacGTGCTAACTCTGTCCGAGACTTGGCTGGACTCCTCAACAAGTGATGCTGAAATAAAACTCCCTGGATTTGTGTGCATAAGGTTAGATCGCACTGGCAATAAAGAGGGATATGGCGGAGTTGCTATGTATGTAAGAGAAGATTTGGCGTTTCGTTTGCGGAATGATATCAATACTGGTGGACAGGAATGTTTATGGATTGAGTTAATTCGAGATAAATGTAAGCCAACGTTATTATGTTGCGCTTATAGAGCACCAGATGCCGATCTCCGCACTTTTATTTCGTCTCTGCGAGATAGTATGCCTGCTGTTGATCTTGAAAAATCGGATGTGGTCATTTCAGGAGATCTAAACGCAAACATGATGCCTAATTCAAAATTGCCCAAGAAAGACAAACAACTACTTCTCAACTTCTCGCGCGCTTTTGACTTCACACAGCTGATAAAAGAGCCTACTCGAATATCTGACACCTCACGGACCTTGATTGACCTGATTTTTGTCAATAATGAACATCGCATTGTTAAATCTGGTGTTGTTCCGTTTCCATTGAGCGACTATTACCTGGTGTTTTGCATTCTAAAGACTGGTGTGCACACAAAAGCACATCCAAGAATGTTTGAGTATCGCTCTTACAAGAATTTCGATGCGAATTCATTTAACGAAGATCTTAGGAATGTTCCTTGGCACGTCgttgacaatgaaaacaatatcgaTGACGCTTTATTAACTTGGAACAAActgttttcagaagttgcagACGATCATGCACCTGTCAAACGACGACGTGTGAAGGGAACACCTCTTCCTTGGATGAATAGCAAAATTAGCGAATCAATGAGAGATCGAGACTGGTATCATCGTAAAGCACGTAAATCGAACTCAGAAAAGCACTGGAACACTTACAGGAAACTGAGGAACGAAGTAAACCGCTTAGTAAAATCTGCTAAGTCGAAATATTACTGTGACATGATCGAGGAAGCCAGAGGAGATCACGGCAAAATATGGAAAGCTGTAAACGAAGCATGCAATCGTAACTCATCCTCAGAAAAGGTTCAGTGCATCATTTCCGATGGCATTCAGCACACCACTTCCAAATCCATTGCTGTTGCTTTGAATAGCTTCTTTGCATCCATAGGCAAGCGCCTAGCTGACAAAATAACGACTACCTGGTCGAATTGCAACTTGGTTTTAGAACAACCGTTGTCTCAGTTCCAGTTAACTGAACTAGAGGAATCGTTTGTGCTTCAGCAGCTTACCTCTTTGAAGACAAATAAAGCAATTGGTTTGGACAAAATTAGTGCTAGACTACTCAAGAGCTCTGCTAATACAATCACTCTCTCCATCACTAAGCTGTTGAATCGATCGATTCTTACTG GAAACAGTTTGGATTCAGGAAGGGGCTCTCTACTGAATCTGCTTTGA
- the LOC131774373 gene encoding uncharacterized protein encodes MSKNRILLWTAPRCVSTAFERSIMNLKNSKIFHEPYSQAFYFGPEKQSARYAAQETKQQATYRSISKMLQKEYDGRDFVFSKEMAYCVENKMDIFAEEGFKNFQHSFLIRHPLKAVYSLYRASTNPKLTGWDYFDPAEAGFRQMLELYEFVDRNIHGNPVVVDADDLLDYPNGILQSYCEAVGLEYEETMTSWEPGPVPEWDVWAGWHEDALKSTGFKPRAKKNKPHAFTAFDLEELPPEVAAVVEECMPYYETLAAKKISPKSNEQC; translated from the coding sequence ATGTCAAAAAATCGCATCCTCCTCTGGACAGCCCCACGGTGCGTCTCAACAGCGTTTGAGAGATCGATTATGAATCTAAAGAACTCAAAAATCTTTCACGAGCCGTACTCACAAGCGTTCTACTTCGGTCCAGAAAAGCAAAGTGCCAGATATGCCGctcaagaaacaaaacaacaagcGACCTACCGATCGATCAGCAAAATGCTGCAAAAGGAGTACGATGGCAGAGATTTCGTCTTCTCCAAGGAAATGGCCTACTGCGTGGAAAATAAAATGGACATTTTTGCAGAAGAAGGTTTCAAGAACTTTCAACATTCATTCCTCATTCGTCACCCTCTTAAAGCTGTCTATTCCTTGTACAGAGCCTCCACTAACCCGAAACTCACAGGATGGGATTACTTTGACCCCGCAGAGGCGGGCTTTCGTCAAATGCTCGAGTTGTATGAATTTGTCGACAGAAATATTCACGGCAATCCCGTCGTCGTAGACGCTGACGATCTCTTGGATTATCCCAACGGAATTTTACAGAGTTATTGTGAAGCAGTTGGTTTGGAGTATGAAGAGACCATGACATCGTGGGAACCGGGTCCTGTACCTGAATGGGACGTCTGGGCAGGGTGGCACGAAGACGCTTTGAAAAGCACTGGGTTTAAACCAAGAGCCAAGAAGAACAAGCCTCACGCATTCACTGCGTTCGATTTAGAAGAGCTTCCCCCTGAGGTGGCTGCTGTGGTAGAAGAGTGTATGCCGTACTATGAAACACTAGCAGCTAAAAAGATCTCACCAAAAAGCAATGAACAATGCTAA
- the LOC131788359 gene encoding retinoic acid receptor RXR-alpha-B-like isoform X1: MEKKLMAGHTARFCDPSSSDLADVFMDFTLSKPEPQEQGNDADFNSCKFTRKSSSSSTATVATEPSKPGVSVDNEEGGHSESQPVAANSGATSECVVCNDKATGYHYGVFTCEGCKGFFKRTVQKQLEYTCKGDGNCEVNQLNRNRCQYCRFQKCMDQGMLKEAVREDRTPGGRHRHRSLQDHRPKKQRGREDAVNGSADGNDCVEGALKQQKKEESAAGKGEYMAFIENIRDQAVTMPHIEGLVVENESTKEKDVNTFMQLAYQELNMIIQWAKDVPGFKDIDLEDQVCLIKASFMELNVFRLAYRSVPCDPMSLRFSKEMIFDKHEVIAFGWTEDLVDTTLEFTDKLRSLNLDQNEFALLSALALLSPDTPDLKDKEKVTRLQEKVNIYLRDYSKALYPQKANRLGKLLLCLPTLRIYSEKAMENYVTLEFFGKLDMPPLVAELLE, encoded by the exons ATGGAAAAGAA atTAATGGCGGGGCACACTGCGAGGTTCTGTGACCCAAGTTCGAGTGACTTGGCAGACGTTTTTATGGATTTTACCTTATCCAAACCTGAGCCACAAGAACAAGGAAACGATGCAGATTTCAACTCATGTAAATTTACGCGGAAATCTTCTAGTAGCTCCACCGCGACCGTGGCGACAGAGCCTTCAAAGCCTGGCGTGTCTGTCGACAATGAGGAAGGTGGCCACAGTGAAAGTCAGCCGGTGGCTGCGAACAGTGGAGCGACATCCGAATGTGTTGTATGTAACGATAAAGCCACAGGTTACCACTATGGAGTTTTTACGTGTGAGGGCTGTAAAGGGTTTTTTAAACGAACGGTACAAAAGCAGTTGGAATACACCTGTAAAGGAGATGGAAACTGTGAAGTAAACCAGTTGAACAGAAATCGGTGCCAGTACTGTCGCTTTCAGAAGTGTATGGATCAAGGAATGTTAAAGGAAG CTGTGAGAGAAGACCGAACTCCTGGTGGAAGACATCGACATCGTTCGTTGCAGGATCATCGCCCAAAAAAACAACGGGGTCGAGAAGATGCAGTAAATGGGTCGGCAGACGGAAATGATTGTGTGGAAGGCGCCTTGAAGCAACAGAAAAAAGAGGAGTCGGCAGCCGGCAAAGGAGAGTACATGGCTTTTATAGAAAATATTCGAGATCAAGCGGTAACGATGCCTCATATTGAGGGACTCGTGGTTGAAAACGAAAGTACGAAGGAAAAAGATGTCAACACTTTCATGCAGCTGGCTTATCAGGAGCTTAACATGATCATTCAGTGGGCTAAAGATGTTCCCGGATTCAAGGACATTGACTTGGAGGATCAAGTGTGCCTCATCAAAGCTTCTTTTATGGAACTGAACGTATTTCGTTTGGCGTACAGATCGGTGCCTTGCGACCCTATGTCCCTACGGTTCagcaaagaaatgattttcGACAAGCACGAAGTGATTGCGTTCGGTTGGACGGAAGACCTGGTTGATACAACCCTGGAATTTACTGACAAGCTGCGCAGTCTGAATCTCGATCAAAACGAGTTTGCTCTTTTATCTGCTTTAGCTTTACTCAGCCCAG ATACGCCTGATCTCAAAGATAAGGAGAAAGTCACTCGCCTGCAAGAGAAAGTAAACATCTATTTGCGTGACTACTCCAAGGCTCTCTATCCACAGAAAGCAAATCGTCTCGGAAAACTGCTCCTCTGTCTTCCTACTCTTCGCATATATAGCGAGAAAGCAATGGAAAATTACGTCACCCTGGAGTTCTTTGGTAAACTGGATATGCCGCCTTTGGTGGCTGAGCTGTTGGAGTAA
- the LOC131788359 gene encoding retinoic acid receptor RXR-alpha-B-like isoform X2, with product MAGHTARFCDPSSSDLADVFMDFTLSKPEPQEQGNDADFNSCKFTRKSSSSSTATVATEPSKPGVSVDNEEGGHSESQPVAANSGATSECVVCNDKATGYHYGVFTCEGCKGFFKRTVQKQLEYTCKGDGNCEVNQLNRNRCQYCRFQKCMDQGMLKEAVREDRTPGGRHRHRSLQDHRPKKQRGREDAVNGSADGNDCVEGALKQQKKEESAAGKGEYMAFIENIRDQAVTMPHIEGLVVENESTKEKDVNTFMQLAYQELNMIIQWAKDVPGFKDIDLEDQVCLIKASFMELNVFRLAYRSVPCDPMSLRFSKEMIFDKHEVIAFGWTEDLVDTTLEFTDKLRSLNLDQNEFALLSALALLSPDTPDLKDKEKVTRLQEKVNIYLRDYSKALYPQKANRLGKLLLCLPTLRIYSEKAMENYVTLEFFGKLDMPPLVAELLE from the exons ATGGCGGGGCACACTGCGAGGTTCTGTGACCCAAGTTCGAGTGACTTGGCAGACGTTTTTATGGATTTTACCTTATCCAAACCTGAGCCACAAGAACAAGGAAACGATGCAGATTTCAACTCATGTAAATTTACGCGGAAATCTTCTAGTAGCTCCACCGCGACCGTGGCGACAGAGCCTTCAAAGCCTGGCGTGTCTGTCGACAATGAGGAAGGTGGCCACAGTGAAAGTCAGCCGGTGGCTGCGAACAGTGGAGCGACATCCGAATGTGTTGTATGTAACGATAAAGCCACAGGTTACCACTATGGAGTTTTTACGTGTGAGGGCTGTAAAGGGTTTTTTAAACGAACGGTACAAAAGCAGTTGGAATACACCTGTAAAGGAGATGGAAACTGTGAAGTAAACCAGTTGAACAGAAATCGGTGCCAGTACTGTCGCTTTCAGAAGTGTATGGATCAAGGAATGTTAAAGGAAG CTGTGAGAGAAGACCGAACTCCTGGTGGAAGACATCGACATCGTTCGTTGCAGGATCATCGCCCAAAAAAACAACGGGGTCGAGAAGATGCAGTAAATGGGTCGGCAGACGGAAATGATTGTGTGGAAGGCGCCTTGAAGCAACAGAAAAAAGAGGAGTCGGCAGCCGGCAAAGGAGAGTACATGGCTTTTATAGAAAATATTCGAGATCAAGCGGTAACGATGCCTCATATTGAGGGACTCGTGGTTGAAAACGAAAGTACGAAGGAAAAAGATGTCAACACTTTCATGCAGCTGGCTTATCAGGAGCTTAACATGATCATTCAGTGGGCTAAAGATGTTCCCGGATTCAAGGACATTGACTTGGAGGATCAAGTGTGCCTCATCAAAGCTTCTTTTATGGAACTGAACGTATTTCGTTTGGCGTACAGATCGGTGCCTTGCGACCCTATGTCCCTACGGTTCagcaaagaaatgattttcGACAAGCACGAAGTGATTGCGTTCGGTTGGACGGAAGACCTGGTTGATACAACCCTGGAATTTACTGACAAGCTGCGCAGTCTGAATCTCGATCAAAACGAGTTTGCTCTTTTATCTGCTTTAGCTTTACTCAGCCCAG ATACGCCTGATCTCAAAGATAAGGAGAAAGTCACTCGCCTGCAAGAGAAAGTAAACATCTATTTGCGTGACTACTCCAAGGCTCTCTATCCACAGAAAGCAAATCGTCTCGGAAAACTGCTCCTCTGTCTTCCTACTCTTCGCATATATAGCGAGAAAGCAATGGAAAATTACGTCACCCTGGAGTTCTTTGGTAAACTGGATATGCCGCCTTTGGTGGCTGAGCTGTTGGAGTAA